One window of Enterobacter sp. RHBSTW-00175 genomic DNA carries:
- the tssD gene encoding type VI secretion system tube protein TssD — translation MSNLIYLTLEGDIQGQISAGCGSQGSVGNRYQQGHEDEIFVFSLMQATDGANGRVNHRGLQFCKLLDKSSPLLSNAINNNERLNMTFDIYRTNQYGRLEKYYLIEIRGATINAIYLNSRMNDLDYEYISVDYDYILSRHLIAGTEFAYLLTPERYNQLFPVVQKTLLPEELPERKVTLVLGIFFDGTGNNAVNTRNMLEALTAQHFEIDGPDAASILARNASEKMGISGIGATSYLGYYTNIHWLNELYRWQFPENSSYVQHRLYIEGIGTRAGQPDNVIDIGLGTAETGIIAKTDDAVAQLAAKINTALSRLNGKFVVDALYFDIFGFSRGAAAARHFANRIQAEDSAIISAISTGMRKFSYCGAPAGITRFLGIMDTVAAVGTVANGLDPHSADTGSVNIQLRPGVAQKVFHLTAQHECRYNFALNSVARAWPELALPGVHSDIGGGYLPQLREDLFLTRPQVETLPQNQPGSQSHVYQQAIAQLHVLGRSPAILPIIRTSKITPEIWEDDRVPDDHYSQRQKRTFAALTLRHRTVFFDWSKVVLRVMFDAAVEAGAILADVDKVSTHRLPDELKAFSDHARLMGKAARLGKKIAGFTTEEVDMIARKYIHCAAHWNAVELQASGDLRGGASISETIGFVNRPDSNWVRKIYNMDGK, via the coding sequence ATGAGCAACCTTATTTATTTAACGCTTGAGGGTGATATTCAGGGACAGATTTCTGCTGGCTGTGGCTCACAGGGCTCCGTTGGTAACCGCTATCAACAGGGACATGAAGATGAGATCTTCGTATTCAGCCTGATGCAGGCGACAGACGGCGCCAATGGCCGTGTTAACCACCGCGGCCTGCAATTTTGCAAACTCCTGGATAAAAGCTCTCCGTTACTCAGCAATGCCATTAATAATAATGAACGTCTTAATATGACGTTTGATATTTACCGGACCAATCAATACGGACGACTGGAGAAATATTATCTGATTGAAATTCGCGGTGCGACGATAAACGCCATTTATCTGAACTCAAGGATGAACGATTTAGATTATGAATATATCTCGGTGGATTATGATTATATTCTGAGTCGCCACCTGATTGCCGGCACCGAGTTTGCTTATCTGCTGACGCCGGAGCGTTATAACCAGCTCTTCCCGGTGGTGCAGAAGACCCTCCTGCCCGAAGAGTTGCCAGAACGCAAGGTGACGTTGGTGCTGGGCATATTCTTTGACGGTACCGGCAACAACGCGGTGAACACCCGAAATATGCTCGAAGCGCTGACGGCGCAGCACTTTGAGATTGATGGGCCTGATGCTGCAAGCATTCTTGCCAGAAATGCGTCAGAGAAGATGGGGATCAGCGGGATTGGGGCGACCAGTTATCTTGGGTATTACACGAACATTCACTGGTTGAATGAGTTGTATCGTTGGCAATTTCCTGAAAATAGCAGTTACGTGCAACACAGGCTGTATATAGAAGGAATTGGCACCCGGGCGGGTCAGCCTGATAACGTGATTGATATAGGACTAGGCACAGCCGAGACAGGAATTATTGCCAAAACTGACGATGCGGTAGCGCAACTGGCCGCTAAAATAAATACCGCTCTTTCCCGACTTAACGGGAAATTTGTCGTCGATGCGCTGTATTTCGACATCTTCGGCTTCAGCCGCGGCGCGGCCGCTGCACGCCACTTCGCCAACCGAATACAGGCTGAAGACAGCGCTATTATCAGTGCTATATCGACGGGTATGCGCAAATTTAGTTATTGCGGCGCACCTGCCGGAATCACCCGCTTTCTCGGCATTATGGACACCGTGGCGGCAGTCGGCACAGTAGCAAATGGACTCGATCCGCACAGCGCCGATACCGGCAGCGTTAATATCCAGCTTCGCCCCGGCGTGGCGCAGAAGGTGTTTCATCTCACCGCCCAGCACGAGTGTCGCTATAACTTCGCCCTTAACAGCGTTGCCCGCGCCTGGCCGGAACTGGCGCTCCCCGGCGTGCATTCCGATATCGGTGGCGGTTATTTGCCGCAACTGCGGGAAGACCTCTTTCTTACGCGCCCACAGGTGGAAACCCTGCCGCAAAATCAGCCCGGATCGCAGTCGCATGTTTACCAGCAGGCAATCGCGCAACTGCACGTGCTGGGACGCTCCCCCGCCATCCTGCCCATTATACGGACCAGTAAGATCACTCCCGAAATATGGGAAGACGACCGGGTACCCGACGACCACTACAGCCAACGGCAAAAACGCACATTCGCCGCCCTGACCCTGCGCCACCGGACGGTCTTTTTTGACTGGTCGAAGGTGGTACTGCGGGTCATGTTCGATGCGGCAGTTGAGGCCGGGGCGATACTTGCAGACGTCGACAAGGTCAGTACGCACAGGCTACCGGATGAACTGAAGGCGTTCAGCGACCATGCCCGGCTGATGGGAAAAGCGGCTCGTCTGGGTAAAAAAATAGCCGGTTTTACAACAGAAGAGGTGGATATGATTGCCCGGAAGTATATCCACTGCGCAGCTCACTGGAACGCGGTGGAGCTCCAGGCGTCCGGAGACTTACGGGGTGGAGCCTCCATCTCTGAAACCATCGGCTTTGTGAACCGACCGGACAGTAACTGGGTCAGAAAAATCTACAACATGGACGGAAAATAA
- a CDS encoding DUF2931 family protein, with the protein MKRPHALALALLLTATGCSPSKTHPLQSNQAASGDWTLPYGEWNFSFITPYELPSEVLHARVIDTDGYLYTFNTLDQASPDPDSVPKWAKSAHGFGDQFNKVKNPPQYIVFCWDSYIDQQTYETSAIFGPDTWLRMKTPADHIWSNGDLVWYDNMTFGLSPGGKVNIWFPDVAGRPSLRVKPLKLMTRSGKDLTLCKDYVVPGGSFNFLPETQEFIKGKTYPYGNWD; encoded by the coding sequence ATGAAAAGACCACACGCACTGGCGCTTGCGCTGCTACTGACGGCTACAGGATGTAGCCCATCTAAAACCCACCCGTTACAGTCAAATCAGGCCGCCAGCGGTGACTGGACGCTGCCGTATGGTGAATGGAACTTTTCTTTTATCACCCCTTATGAGTTACCGTCTGAGGTCCTACATGCCAGGGTGATCGATACGGATGGTTATCTGTATACTTTTAACACTCTGGACCAGGCTTCCCCTGACCCTGATTCCGTCCCGAAATGGGCTAAAAGCGCACATGGATTTGGTGACCAGTTCAACAAAGTCAAAAATCCACCCCAGTATATTGTTTTCTGCTGGGATTCCTATATTGACCAGCAAACCTACGAAACCAGCGCCATATTCGGACCCGACACCTGGCTGCGCATGAAAACCCCTGCTGATCATATTTGGAGTAATGGGGACTTAGTCTGGTACGACAATATGACCTTCGGCCTGTCCCCTGGTGGCAAAGTCAATATCTGGTTCCCCGATGTCGCCGGACGCCCCAGCCTCCGCGTCAAACCCCTGAAGCTAATGACCCGTTCAGGCAAAGACCTGACCCTCTGCAAAGACTATGTCGTACCCGGCGGCAGTTTTAATTTTCTCCCCGAAACGCAGGAGTTCATAAAAGGCAAAACCTACCCCTACGGAAACTGGGATTAA
- a CDS encoding DUF2931 family protein: MKINNLLILTLLLIAAGCSPQKRHPLQSNQAASGDWTLPYGEWNFSFITPYELPGEALHVRVIDTDGYLYTFNTLDSTSRDSESVDKWTDVTFGGSVNFNKVKKPPQYIVFCWDSYIDQQTYETSAVFGPDTWLRMKVPADHISPTGRTVWYDSMVFGLSPGGKVNVWLSDVGGRPSLRVKPLKLMTRSGKDLTLCKDYVVPGGSFTFLPETQEFIKGKTYPYGNWD; the protein is encoded by the coding sequence ATGAAAATAAATAACCTGTTGATACTCACGCTGTTGCTGATCGCTGCGGGATGCAGCCCGCAAAAGCGACACCCGTTACAGTCAAATCAGGCCGCCAGCGGAGACTGGACGCTGCCATATGGAGAGTGGAATTTTTCTTTTATTACCCCCTATGAACTACCGGGAGAAGCGCTTCATGTCCGCGTGATCGACACAGATGGTTATCTGTATACGTTTAACACGCTTGACTCGACTTCTCGCGACTCTGAATCCGTCGATAAATGGACAGATGTCACTTTTGGCGGGAGCGTTAATTTCAACAAAGTCAAAAAACCACCCCAGTATATTGTCTTCTGCTGGGATTCCTATATTGACCAGCAAACCTACGAAACAAGCGCCGTATTCGGGCCCGACACCTGGCTGCGCATGAAAGTCCCAGCTGATCATATCAGCCCGACGGGAAGAACGGTCTGGTACGACAGCATGGTGTTTGGCCTCTCCCCCGGCGGTAAAGTCAACGTCTGGTTATCAGATGTTGGCGGACGCCCCAGCCTCCGCGTCAAGCCCCTGAAGCTGATGACCCGCTCCGGCAAAGACCTGACCCTCTGCAAAGACTATGTCGTACCCGGCGGCAGTTTTACCTTCCTCCCCGAAACGCAGGAATTTATCAAAGGCAAAACCTACCCTTACGGGAACTGGGATTAA
- a CDS encoding YgiW/YdeI family stress tolerance OB fold protein, which yields MKKFAAIAAIMMMTTAPLFAAEGGFTGPTATTAKTQTQQGGFIDNDANLTTALKVKEMKDDSWVKLRGNITQRLSDDRYTFRDETGTVNVEIDHKRWNGVTVSPQDKVEIQGKVDKEWNDFEIDVKQVTRLNK from the coding sequence ATGAAAAAATTCGCTGCTATTGCTGCCATCATGATGATGACCACGGCTCCGCTCTTTGCGGCAGAAGGGGGCTTTACTGGCCCAACAGCCACCACTGCGAAGACGCAAACTCAGCAGGGCGGTTTTATTGATAACGACGCCAACCTCACCACCGCGCTGAAAGTCAAAGAGATGAAAGACGATAGCTGGGTGAAACTGCGCGGGAACATCACGCAGCGCCTGTCTGATGACCGCTATACCTTCCGCGATGAAACCGGCACCGTCAATGTGGAAATCGACCACAAACGCTGGAACGGCGTGACGGTCAGCCCGCAGGATAAAGTGGAGATCCAGGGTAAGGTCGATAAAGAGTGGAACGATTTCGAAATCGACGTGAAGCAGGTTACCAGGCTGAATAAATAA
- the qseB gene encoding quorum sensing response regulator transcription factor QseB encodes MRILLVEDDRLIGDGLKAGLTKMGFSVDWFTEGKTGKAALYAAPYDAVVLDLTLPEIDGLDILRAWRENGRSEPVLILTARDALNQRVEGLRLGADDYLCKPFALIEVAARLEALVRRSHGQARSELRHGSVVLDPTSLIATRNGETLALKPKEFALLELLMRNAGRVLPRKLIEEKLYNWDDDVSSNTVEVHVHHLRRKLGTDFIRTVHGIGYTLGDA; translated from the coding sequence ATGCGCATCTTACTGGTAGAAGACGACAGGCTGATTGGCGATGGCCTTAAAGCCGGGCTGACGAAAATGGGCTTTAGTGTGGACTGGTTTACCGAGGGTAAAACGGGCAAAGCCGCGTTGTACGCAGCCCCCTACGATGCCGTGGTACTCGACCTGACGCTGCCGGAAATCGACGGTCTTGATATCCTGCGTGCATGGCGTGAAAACGGCCGCAGCGAGCCGGTGCTGATTTTAACGGCGCGGGATGCGCTCAACCAGCGGGTTGAAGGCCTGCGTCTTGGCGCAGATGACTATCTCTGCAAGCCCTTCGCCCTGATAGAAGTGGCTGCACGGCTTGAAGCGCTGGTACGCCGCAGCCACGGTCAGGCGCGCAGTGAACTGCGCCACGGCAGCGTGGTGCTTGATCCCACAAGCCTGATTGCCACACGCAACGGCGAAACTCTGGCGCTCAAACCCAAAGAGTTCGCGCTGCTGGAACTGCTGATGCGCAACGCCGGGCGCGTGCTGCCGCGCAAACTCATCGAAGAAAAGCTCTACAACTGGGACGATGATGTCTCCAGCAATACCGTGGAAGTTCACGTCCATCATCTGCGCCGCAAGCTCGGCACTGATTTTATCCGCACGGTGCACGGCATCGGCTACACCCTGGGTGACGCATGA